The genomic stretch GGCCGCTGTGTGGGCTTCCATAATTACCGGCCCTTCCTGTGTCTCCTGCTTCACGCTGCTGGTGTCCTGCTCCACATCTCAGTGCTGCTAAGCCCTGCCCTGTCAACCTTGCTGCAGGCCCACTCAGCCCTCTACACAGTGGCTCTCCTGCTGTTGCCCTGGCTCATGCTACTCACAGGTGGGGAGCTTTCTGAACTTTTTTTGGGGAGCCAGAGACCCTTGCACTGGACTGGGGAGCAGGGCCCTTTCCCATGGGAGGTGTGGTGTCTAGCTGGTTCTCTTGGCCAATGTTTTGGGGATCCAGTCCCAGGGTCATTTAAGGAAAGAGGGAAGCCTGCTAATTAGTTGAGTGTTAAGTACTGTACTTTACCTGGTGCTCCAAGATCAGAGCAGAGTTCTGGCTCCCAGAATCAAGAAGGACCCCAGGGCTACAGAAGAGGAAAGGCTGATTTGAGAGCCCATGGGTTGTTGGGGTGTTAGAAGGTTATCTTAGGGGAGGTGGACCTAATGGTCCAAATATCCCCACTCCTAACACAGAGAATGAGTGCcgttacatgtacacacaccctgAAAGGAACAAACGCCGTTTCACGGGCACCATGAGAATGAGGGCTAGAATGATAGTCAGGACTGGGTGGTAGAAGGCATGAATGCTGGGGAGAGATTCTGGTCTGATTTGATGGGGCGAGGGGAGCCAGTGAAAGTTATGGGCAGGGAAGCCCTTTCCTTTGGAAATTGGGAGGAGACTTGGTTGGGTTACTGACAGACTTCTGATGGTGTGAGTACTCCTCTTTCCTCTGACACCTCTGTAAAAGTTCCATGGATTTGTGTATTCTTTGTCGCTTCTGGCCAGAACACTTAGGGCATGTTTCCTGAGTCCTTTCTCCGGAGCTTTCCACTGTTCCTGTTAACCTTGTTCTGCAATCTCCCTGGCCATTCTGAGAAATCACTGTGCCTCCTTATCCTATTGAATCCCACCTCtgtcccaaatgctgcccccactcccactgcgcgcacacacacgtgcacaagcGCTCTTCTTGGTGGGTCTGTGTTTTCTGAGGCTGAGTGCTTTCCTGTAGTTATCATAGCTTATCTCACTGTCCCCAGACACTGACTTAGGCTCTCAGCCTCTCAACCCCAGAATCTGTTGGACCAAAAGCACCAACTGCCAGCGGCCTTACCCATGTCCAGAAGGCTTGCTTGGatattcctctcttcctttcttctctctctccgtcctgccttcctgcctgcctgccttcctatacagtcttgctgtgtagtccaggctagccttgaactcataatctgcTTCATCAACTCTCCAAATATtgggcttacaggcatgtgctCACTTCTGGCTTCCATTTCTTGGCCTGTGTTTCATTTCCCCAACTGTCACATCCACACCTACTTCTTGTCAGAACTCAAAACGGGTCAGGTCACTCTTTACCTTGCCTGTCCCATCTTTACTGCTCTGGTTTAGCTAGCACAAGGCCCTTCATGTCCACTTTCTCCTGCCAACATCTCAGCATCCTAGCTCAGCCTCCCTGCCTGGCTGCTGAGGGCTGTCAGATATGCACGATGCCATGTTCACACTCCGGTTCACCTTATTCTCCGTATGAAACCCAGGTTGACAGGGGCATCGAGTATTTGTAGGTAATCTGTGGAGCTAGGAGCTAAAGATGAGCCTGAGCtatttttgtctcaaaaacaaaagcacaacaaTGTTCCTGTGTTCAGCTCTTccccaggggtggggtggggggctttgGAAAGCTGGTGCCCCCCTTGCTGGAGGCCTCTGCTTATTTTGTCTACTCCTGTTCGTGTGCCCAGCTCTCTTCATTGGTGTTCTTGGGGGTTCCCCTACACCTCCTTAATTTGCCTTCTCCTTTCAAAGGACGTGTGCAGGCTCACAGCTGCTTTCTTCTCGCTCATTCTCCTGGTCTCCGCTCTGCCCTTCCTCCTGGGATGGCACAAGCCAGGCTGTCTAGAAGAGTCCAGCTCTCTTCTTGCTTTAGGGACATCACGGGTTCAGGTGCTTCCAGTGCCACCTTCTTAGCCGGTTTGCCCTTGGCATCATCTACATGGTTTTGATATTTCCACCTCCACTTTCTGTTTTGGGCTTCCTTTcatctggtctccacaggctTGGTAACTTGTACTTGAGTGCAGGGCACCTCTTCCCTCACTCTGGCACGTCCTGCTATTCTTGGAGCCCCTCCTTTCAGGGTCCAGTGCATACAGACCTGGAACAATCTGCCAGACCATTGACACTGACTCCTAGGAGAGACCCTGGACGGgatgttctctctccctcttatcaAAACAGTGCCATCTATTCTCTCTACCCTTATTAGTATTTTTTGCACAGCACTTCTGCCATGGTTTGGggatgtgtgcatgcgtgtgcttgtgcatgtatgtacttgtgaaggtcagaagacaatcttGGGCACCTTCTGACTAAGGCAGTGTCTCATTGGCCAGGCCAGCTAGCCAGCAGGCTCCAGAGATACACGGTGTCCTCCTCCCATCCAGTCATTGCTGGATTTACAGGCCTATGTCACCACATCCAGATTTTTATGTGGGTCTTGTGGATCAGAGCCTCGagcttgcaaggcaagcagttTACTGCATGCGCCATTTCGTCAGATCAACAGCTCTTATTGATAACAAAACACATCATTTTAGCCAGTTGAGTACAACTCAGCAGGTTTtagtatatttcaaaatatactagATGCCTGTGTTTAGTATGGAGTGTAGTACAGGCATCACCACTATCTAATTTCAGAACATTCTCACTCCAAAGAGAAATGCTGTGCCCAGTGAGAGCCTCTGCCATGGCTCCCTAGAGTCCCTCAGCCCCAGCCATCATTAGTGTGCTTTCTGTGCATGCGTTTGCCCATCCAAGACAGCTCACAGCAAGCATATCCCACAACCCACAGCCCTCCATGCCTCGAGTCTTTCTTTTAACACAGTGTTTCATGGCCTCTGGAAGTCGATTAATTATGCAGCAGGAAGTAGCTGCCTACTAAGGTCAGGATGGCCAATGATGTACTTTCCCGTGTAACCCAGATCCCAGGAGTAACTAAGTGGCTGAATTCCCAGGACGGAGGCAGGCAGGAGCTTCTTTGGTGGGAGGAGAGCAGGACTGGGGTTTGGGAAGGCCAGCCAACTGATATTCCCTGAGcccctttctgttttctccccaCAGGCAAAGTGTCTCTGGCCCAGTTTGCCCTGGCCTTTGTGGTGGACACGTGTGTGGCAGGTGCACTGTTGTGTGGTGCCGGGCTGCTTTTCCATGGGATGCTGCTGCTTCGGGGACAGACCACCTGGGAGTGGGCTCGGGGTCACCACTGCTATGACCTGGGCACCTGCCACAACCTGCAGGCAGCCCTGGGGCCTCGCTGGGCCCTAGTCTGGTTCTGGCCTTTTCTAGCCTCTCCTTTGCCTGGAGATGGGATCACTTTCCAGACTCCAGGCGATGTGGGTCTTGTGACTTCCTGAGTCCAGGTAGAGCCAGAACTGAACAGGGCAGAAGGGAGCAGAGGATCGAACTGAGAACTTCTTTTTAGCTTCATGCCAGCCACAGGAAGAAGGCCAGATTGCCCTTCATGTGTGCAGTGGGCAGCTTTAACTCCTTCTTTGAACCTGCCCAATGTGGGCTCTTCTATCTCTGTAGTTGGCCCTTTTGTCAGAGGATGGTCTAGCAGAGGGGCTACTTGGCCTGACCGACTGCCCCTCTGCAGGGTAGTAAAGTGTCAACCTGGTTCTTGGCCTCCCCCATCTTTGCTGGGTTCCTATACCTCACTTTGTTGTTTTGGTTGCTGTTTCCCAGGTCCCATGTCAGGCCTGGAGACTACAGAAGGCCTGAGATCCCAATGGGCCAGGGCTCTGCCACCTCTGGCCCTGGAAGGGTGTGGTGGGATCCAGGCAAGGAGAGTCCAGACTTGTTCTAGAGATTAGCATTCCATAGAAACATGTCCTCAGCAGGGGGTGAGGGAGCTCTAGCAGCTCACCTGTATGCGGGACCACAGTTCGAATCTTTGTTctgtaaaaaatagaaaagccCTGCTAGGCCATGTGACAAGATTGCTGGTAGAAATGTAGACCTTACTGGCGTCAAACTCAAGGAAATCCACTGGCTTCTCCTTTCCGAGTGCTAGGATGAAAGACCTTTGCCACCATGACTGGCCTAAGAGATTAGATTTGAATCCTTCCAGCTagattgttttattaaataaattcattatgaaattctatttattattgtaaagagaataaaaaaggaCCCAATCTTGGGCCTGGACGGAGAGGCCAGACCACAGGAGTCTCAGGCTGTGTCCCTTGGGGCCTCTGCTGTGGCTGCAGATGGCCTTGCACACCCTTCACAGAGAGGCCTGGTCTTTGGTCTTTGAATCTGCTTTACTTTTGCACAGCTGGAGTGAAAAaggaacatcagggccaaaatAACTAGCTTCCAAGCACTCCAGAGTTCATGAAGGGtgattttaatatgtgtgtgtgtgtgtgtgtgtgtgtgtgtgtgtgtgtgtgtgagagagagagagagagagagagagagagagggggagagagcgCGAGTGAGCATGGTTGTGTGCATGGGCATGTAATGTGTGGGTACTCATGGCAACAAGATATTGTTTCTGAGATGTGTCCAAATTACTGCATGTAGTGATAtggtcctctttttctcttccacatGGAAATCTGAATATACCTTAAccaaacattttctattttcttccactGGTCATTTTCCTACCTCACCCCGACCCCATGTACACTCCCCCCACGAAGTGGGAATCACGCCCTAGGAGCCCTTGCTCTTCCATACCAATCTGCGAATCAGCTCCTCAGATCTCACCAATGAAAGCCCACCTTGAAATAAGCGGAATCCAGTAGACTGCATGTTAGTGAGCTCGGAGAAAATAAGCATCTATGAGACTCAACCTTTCAGATCATGAACGTGGTTTATCTCCTCaatgaatagttttattttttgagacagggtcttactttgtagctttGTATCTGTGGTTAGCCTAGAAATTACTAtttagaccagattggcctcaaactcaagagatttacctgtctctgcctcctaagcactgggattaaatatgtgaaccaccatgccagCTTTCGATATTTtcaataaagcttttttttttttctgacaaagatcattcatgtctttttttttttgggggggggttgttttttttcgagacagggtttatctgtatagccttggctgtcctggcactctgtagaccaggctggcctcgaactcggaaatccgcctgtctctgcctcccgagtgctgggattaaaggtgtgtgtctctcgagtggatttatttttatattttaatgtcacTGTAAAGGATTTAGGAAGAGAGTGTTGAGCACACATAAAGAACACTAAATTTTTCTAAAGattaattttccttttgtgttCGTGGGAGAGGCATACCTGTACCATAGcacctgtgtggaggtcaaagggtaaCTTGGTTTTTCCCATGAGGAGGgacctgggattgaactcaggtcagcaggttTGACAGTGGGTATCTTTACTTGCTGGGCTGTCTCAATGGCCCCTCATTGTAGGTTCTTTTGTTTACTGTATTTGTAATCATAACATCTTTGTTCTTCCTCTAAAAACCTATTTTGGTGGAGACAGCAGTTCCGACTGACCTGGAGCTCTGTaacccaggatggctttgaactttcgTTGCTATTCCTGCATCAATGTTCTGAATTCTGGGTttagaggtgtgagccaccacatctggcttccttttccattaaactatttttataggggctggagagatggctcagtggttaagagcactgactgctcttccataggatgagggttcaattcccagcacccacatggcaactcacaactgtccgGAGCtccaagatctgacgccctcacaCATATGcaaaggcaaaacaccaatgcacgtaataaaaataacttaaaaaatattttttatggttCTTGCGTCTCTGCATGGGTGAGATCACTGTGCAATGTAGAATGTGCCTTCACTTTTTTTAACTTTCTACTTTAAACGTTTTATTTTATGCCTATGAGTACCTACATGAATGTATGTGAACCACGTGGGTGCCTAGTACCAAAAGAGGTGGTcggatcctctgcaagatcagcaactGTTCTTCATTGCTGAGCCACACTTCCAGCTAGATTGTTTTATCAAATAAATTCATTATGAAATTCTACTTATATAgtaaagagaataaaacaggACCCAATCTTGGGCCAGGACAGAGAGGCCAGACCACAGGAGTCTCAGGCTGTGCCCCTTAGGGGCTCTGCTGTGGCTGCAGATGGCCCTGCACACCCTCTACAGAGAGGCCTGGGTTTTTGTGC from Mus caroli chromosome 19, CAROLI_EIJ_v1.1, whole genome shotgun sequence encodes the following:
- the Zdhhc24 gene encoding probable palmitoyltransferase ZDHHC24 isoform X1, which encodes MGEPWAARGAEGAPAQMPLVLTALWAAVVVLELAYVMVLGPGPPPLGPLARALQLTLAAYQLLNLLGNVVLFLRSDPSIRGVMLAGRSLGQGWAYCYQCQSQVPPRSGHCSACRVCILRRDHHCRLLGRCVGFHNYRPFLCLLLHAAGVLLHISVLLSPALSTLLQAHSALYTVALLLLPWLMLLTGKVSLAQFALAFVVDTCVAGALLCGAGLLFHGMLLLRGQTTWEWARGHHCYDLGTCHNLQAALGPRWALVWFWPFLASPLPGDGITFQTPGDVGLVTS
- the Zdhhc24 gene encoding probable palmitoyltransferase ZDHHC24 isoform X2; translated protein: MLLTGKVSLAQFALAFVVDTCVAGALLCGAGLLFHGMLLLRGQTTWEWARGHHCYDLGTCHNLQAALGPRWALVWFWPFLASPLPGDGITFQTPGDVGLVTS